In Zygosaccharomyces rouxii strain CBS732 chromosome F complete sequence, a single window of DNA contains:
- the DGA1 gene encoding diacylglycerol O-acyltransferase (similar to uniprot|Q08650 Saccharomyces cerevisiae YOR245C DGA1 Diacylglycerol acyltransferase catalyzes the terminal step of triacylglycerol (TAG) formation acylates diacylglycerol using acyl-CoA as an acyl donor localized to lipid particles): MDEAIQDLRRRPVDHRSPTHKEEVKGKLSSAPLLESCCSLRTPVPRRIQTVAVAWYVSALAIILTCFLYSLANPFLWIFSIPYTIFFMFDRTPGNGNVMSRVSPWFRSLPIWRRYCEYFPISLVKTANLEPTFTPRESKGERSPSSGSKWFWRKWFNSNDQLQRTGPRYIFGYHPHGVGCLGAFGVFGTEGCNWSKLFPGIPVSLLTLVNQFQMPVYRDYLMALGVSAVSRKNSLKTLERDHSICIVVGGARESLLQGVNTVDLILNRRKGFIRLALEAGNVCLVPTFAFGEANCYNIIQPKNGSFWKKFQLWLKNNVGFTVPLFYARGLFNYDFGFLPYRTPVTVVVGKPIFVEKRRETPTDEELDYYHGIYIQELKKIFYENRDKYGFSDVELRIVG, from the coding sequence atggATGAGGCTATTCAGGATTTGAGAAGGAGACCTGTCGACCACCGATCTCCAACTCATAAGGAGGAAGTAAAGGGGAAGTTGAGTTCAGCACCGTTATTAGAATCCTGCTGTTCCCTGAGAACTCCTGTGCCAAGAAGGATACAAACGGTCGCAGTAGCATGGTATGTCTCAGCATTGGCAATCATCTTAACCTGCTTTCTTTACTCTTTAGCCAATCCTTTCCTATGGATTTTCTCGATCCCCTAtaccatcttcttcatgttTGACAGAACTCCTGGTAATGGGAACGTAATGTCAAGGGTTTCACCGTGGTTTAGATCTTTACCAATTTGGAGACGTTACTGTGAGTATTTCCCTATTTCTTTAGTCAAGACTGCAAATTTAGAACCTACATTCACACCACGAGAGAGCAAAGGAGAACGATCACCATCATCTGGAAGTAAATGGTTTTGGAGAAAATGGTTTAACTCCAACGACCAATTACAACGTACCGGTCCCCGCTATATCTTTGGATACCATCCTCATGGTGTCGGATGTCTAGGCGCCTTTGGCGTCTTCGGCACCGAAGGTTGTAATTGGTCAAAATTGTTCCCTGGTATACCCGTCTCACTACTCACTTTGgttaatcaatttcaaatgccAGTTTACAGAGATTATTTGATGGCCTTGGGAGTTAGTGCAGTTTCAAGAAAAAACTCATTAAAGACTCTAGAAAGAGACCATTCCATTTGTATTGTAGTTGGAGGTGCTCGTGAATCATTGCTCCAAGGTGTAAATACCGTTGATTTGATCTTAAACAGAAGAAAGGGCTTCATAAGATTGGCATTGGAGGCTGGTAATGTTTGTCTAGTCCCAAcatttgcatttggtgAAGCCAACTGTTATAATATTATTCAACCTAAAAATGGttctttttggaaaaagttCCAACTCTGGCTGAAGAACAATGTTGGCTTCACCGTCCCACTCTTCTACGCTCGTGGTCTGTTCAACTATGATTTTGGATTCTTACCTTACAGAACACCGGTAACTGTGGTTGTCGGTAAACCTATCTTTGtggaaaaaagaagagaaacaCCAACTGATGAAGAGCTGGACTACTACCATGGTATCTATatccaagaattgaagaaaatcttCTACGAGAATAGAGATAAATACGGGTTTTCTGATGTTGAATTAAGGATTGTCGGTTAG
- the RAD53 gene encoding serine/threonine/tyrosine protein kinase RAD53 (similar to uniprot|P22216 Saccharomyces cerevisiae YPL153C RAD53 Protein kinase required for cell-cycle arrest in response to DNA damage activated by trans autophosphorylation when interacting with hyperphosphorylated Rad9p) has product MEVTQPTQQSTQATQKYLVEKFSQEQIDDDIVCRIICTTGQIPIRDLRADIDEVLQQKDPIKKVWTFGRNAGCDYHLGNITRLSNKHFQILLGEDGNLLLKDNSTNGTWLDGQRVDKDRNQLLSQGDEITVGVGVSADVLTLVIFINERFKQRLEQAKSEKLKGKKISKSGSAGAAGLQGVFKDFSIKDEVVGQGAFAVVKKAVERSTGKTFAAKIISKRKLMGNWDGVDRELAVLRKLHHPRIVRLKGFYEDKECYYLLMEFVSGGDLMDFVAAHGSVGEDAGREITRQVLEAVAYIHSRGISHRDLKPDNILIEQDDPVLVKVTDFGLAKVQGNGTFMKTFCGTLAYVAPEVIGGKNDNTEEEKNEYSSLVDMWSMGCLVYVILTGHLPFSGSTQEQLYEQISRGSYHEGPLKDFRISDEARDFIDSLLQVNPNLRTTAEKALQHPWIRSGFHQDSLELSQVSLSQSLSQQRILESLDDAQYEFVKVRRRMEEERRKPLAGPPVSQGFKVPQQPPIRYTQPKVAAPQPLELSHPLDAIRLSNKKGGGKFLTLHPLPESRIQELIKVKQGVNPFFVGRSDDCNCKIEDNRLSRVHCFVLKKRHVVGDSLYESPAQGLEDIWYCHSGTNVSYLNNQRMTPGTKILLQNGDEIKIIWDRINNFTIGFKVELNDTTGLFNNGVAVPPDQRTIEAQTEYEKSLVQKLGQIMAHKRLDSQNNPDQPGTLLKRVHSVSLSQSQSDPTKKVKRAKLDQANEPQGLPFS; this is encoded by the coding sequence ATGGAAGTTACTCAACCTACCCAGCAATCGACACAGGCGACCcaaaaatatttggtaGAGAAGTTTTCACAAGAACAGATTGATGACGATATTGTGTGCCGAATAATATGTACCACTGGTCAGATACCAATACGGGATCTACGAGCTGATATCGATGAAGTATTACAACAGAAGGATCCTATCAAGAAAGTTTGGACTTTTGGACGTAACGCTGGGTGTGATTACCATTTGGGCAATATAACGAGATTGTCGAATAAGCATTTCCAAATACTTCTAGGTGAAGATGGTAATCTTTTATTGAAGGATAACTCGACAAACGGGACTTGGTTAGATGGCCAACGTGTGGATAAGGATAGAAATCAGCTTTTGTCCCAAGGAGATGAGATTACTGTAGGAGTTGGAGTTTCCGCAGACGTACTAACGCTGGTGATatttatcaatgaaagATTCAAGCAGAGGTTGGAACAGGCGAAATCTGAAAAACTGAAAGGTAAAAAAATCTCTAAATCAGGTTCTGCCGGTGCTGCAGGCCTTCAAGGTGTTTTTAAGGACTTTTCCATTAAAGATGAAGTCGTAGGGCAAGGTGCATTTGCAGTTGTTAAAAAGGCAGTAGAAAGAAGTACAGGTAAGACTTTTGCCGCCAAAATCATCAGTAAGCGTAAATTGATGGGAAACTGGGACGGTGTGGATCGAGAATTGGCAGTGCTGAGAAAATTACACCATCCGAGAATTGTTAGGCTCAAAGGATTTTACGAGGATAAAGAATGTTACTATCTTTTAATGGAATTTGTATCTGGTGGAGATCTTATGGATTTCGTAGCTGCACATGGATCTGTAGGGGAAGATGCAGGTAGGGAAATTACTAGACAAGTCTTGGAAGCAGTTGCATACATTCACTCTCGAGGCATAAGTCATCGTGATTTGAAGCCTGATAATATACTCATTGAACAAGACGATCCAGTTCTAGTAAAGGTTACAGATTTTGGGTTAGCAAAAGTGCAGGGAAACGGTACTTTTATGAAAACTTTCTGTGGAACCTTAGCGTATGTGGCACCCGAAGTGATCGGCGGTAAAAACGACAATACagaggaggaaaagaaTGAGTACTCATCGCTGGTCGATATGTGGTCAATGGGGTGTCTCGTATACGTGATACTCACAGGACATCTTCCATTTAGTGGAAGTACGCAGGAACAACTCTACGAACAGATTAGTAGGGGTTCTTATCACGAAGGacctttgaaagattttaGAATTTCTGATGAAGCCAGAGATTTCATTGATTCTCTTTTACAAGTTAATCCAAATTTAAGGACTACGGCTGAGAAAGCACTGCAGCATCCATGGATTAGAAGTGGCTTCCATCAAGACAGTTTAGAATTGTCACAGGTATCGTTGTCACAGTCGCTGTCACAACAGAGAATACTGGAAAGTTTAGATGATGCTCAATACGAATTCGTCAAAGTGCGTAGGCGCATGGAAGAGGAACGTCGTAAACCACTTGCAGGTCCTCCTGTTTCTCAAGGCTTTAAGGTTCCGCAACAACCACCTATTCGTTATACCCAGCCTAAGGTAGCCGCACCACAACCTTTAGAGTTAAGTCACCCATTAGATGCCATTAGATTGTCGAACAAGAAGGGCGGTGGTAAATTCCTTACCCTTCATCCGTTACCAGAGAGTCGTATACAAGAGCTCATCAAAGTAAAACAAGGTGTCAATCCTTTTTTTGTTGGAAGGTCAGATGATTGTAATTGTAAGATAGAAGACAACCGTTTGTCTAGAGTACACTGTTTTGTCCTCAAGAAAAGACACGTAGTTGGTGATTCTCTTTATGAATCACCAGCTCAAGGTTTAGAAGATATTTGGTACTGTCATTCAGGCACTAACGTATCGTATTTGAATAATCAAAGGATGACACCCGGGACCAAAATACTTCTACAGAACGGCGATGAGATAAAGATCATATGGGATAGAATTAACAACTTCACGATAGGATTCAAAGTTGAACTTAATGATACCACAGGGCTTTTCAACAATGGTGTTGCCGTGCCACCAGACCAAAGGACTATTGAAGCTCAGACAGAATATGAAAAATCGTTAGTACAAAAACTGGGTCAAATAATGGCACATAAGAGATTAGATTCTCAAAACAATCCAGACCAACCAGGGACTTTACTCAAGAGAGTTCACTCTGTAAGTCTGTCACAGTCTCAGAGTGATCCTACAAAGAAAGTCAAAAGAGCTAAACTAGACCAGGCGAACGAACCTCAAGGTTTGCCCTTCTCATGA
- the PEP4 gene encoding proteinase A (highly similar to uniprot|P07267 Saccharomyces cerevisiae YPL154C PEP4 Vacuolar aspartyl protease (proteinase A) required for the posttranslational precursor maturation of vacuolar proteinases synthesized as a zymogen self-activates) yields the protein MLTKNLLPLALSLLGYVEVGESKVHHAKIQKNEPLNVEEFAMAPMFQNFDHADILKEKYLTQFQKAYPEAVFKNDHDDESSSYYPFGFYQSGHSVPLTNYLNAQYYTEVSLGTPPQNFKVILDTGSSNLWVPSTECSSLACFLHSKYDHDSSSSYKPNGTEFAIRYGSGSLEGYISQDTLNLGDLSITKQDFAEATSEPGLQFAFGKFDGILGLGYDTISVDGVVPPFYNAWKQGLLDEPKFAFYLGRDGESQDGGVATFGGVDDSKYEGEITWLPIRRKAYWEVKFDGIGLGEEYAELENHGAAIDTGTSLIALPSGLAEIINAEIGAKKSWTGQYTVECEARSSLPNMTFTLGGHNFELTAYDYILEVSGQCISAIFPMDFPEPVGPLAIIGDSFLRKYYSIYDLGNNAVGLADAV from the coding sequence ATGCTTACGAAAAATTTGCTGCCCTTAGCGCTGTCTTTGTTGGGTTATGTGGAAGTTGGTGAGTCCAAGGTTCACCATGCCAAGATTCAAAAAAACGAGCCTTTGAATGTCGAGGAATTTGCAATGGCTCCGatgtttcaaaattttgatcatgctgatattttgaaagaaaaatatttgaCCCAATTCCAAAAAGCCTACCCTGAGGCCGTTTTCAAGAATGACCATGACGATGAAAGTTCTTCTTATTATCCTTTCGGGTTCTACCAGAGTGGCCATTCTGTTCCTTTAACAAATTACTTGAATGCTCAATACTATACTGAGGTCTCTTTGGGTACCCCTCCACAGAACTTTAAAGTCATTTTGGATACTggttcttccaatttatgGGTCCCCAGTACTGAGTGTAGTTCTTTAGCATGTTTCCTACATTCTAAGTATGACCATGACTCCTCTTCGAGTTATAAACCAAACGGCACGGAATTCGCTATCAGATATGGTTCTGGTTCCTTAGAAGGTTACATTTCACAAGACACATTAAATTTGGGAGATTTGAGTATTACAAAGCAGGATTTCGCTGAGGCTACCAGTGAACCTGGTTTGCAATTTGCCTTCGGTAAATTTGACGGGATTTTAGGCCTTGGTTATGATACCATATCTGTTGATGGTGTCGTTCCACCATTCTATAATGCTTGGAAACAAGGTCTTTTGGATGAACCTAAATTCGCCTTCTACTTAGGTAGAGATGGAGAATCTCAAGATGGTGGTGTGGCTACTTTTGGTGGTGTAGATGACTCTAAATACGAAGGTGAAATTACTTGGTTACCAATCCGCCGTAAAGCCTACTGGGAAGTCAAATTTGACGGTATTGGTCTTGGTGAAGAGTATGCTGAGCTAGAGAACCACGGTGCTGCCATCGATACAGGTACTTCGTTGATTGCATTGCCTTCCGGATTAGCTGAGATCATCAACGCTGAAATCGGTGCCAAGAAAAGTTGGACCGGTCAGTACACCGTTGAATGTGAAGCTAGAAGCTCATTACCCAACATGACTTTCACCCTTGGAGGTCATAACTTCGAATTGACCGCTTACGACTACATTTTAGAAGTCTCTGGACAATGTATTTCTGCCATTTTCCCCATGGACTTCCCTGAACCTGTTGGTCCTCTTGCCATCATTGGTGATTCATTCCTACGTAAGTACTACTCCATCTACGACTTAGGGAACAACGCTGTAGGATTAGCGGATGCTGTCTAA
- the KIP2 gene encoding Kip2p (similar to uniprot|P28743 Saccharomyces cerevisiae YPL155C KIP2 Kinesin-related motor protein involved in mitotic spindle positioning), with protein MIQKGTPMMRRNSYRSQSPSARSSLSFSNLRKGRIRSGSLSASSSRSSSPIRSVSSSSDQLLPPPNYGGIKRQDSFGSPRKQEPYSGIISVVIRLKPNGGRELDPWFVRDEHTMQHADYGEFKYDHVFKTACNNVEVYAQTSKPMIDRVFEGLNATVFAYGMTGSGKTFTMAGTEETLGLIPLSVAYLYSRVMEESLQGDSRFEIAVSYLEIYNEKIYDLLDCENELKPTAATSSRMFAHMGTRSSKTPVELKLREDSKYGVKIVGLTERRCESSDELLKWIRIGDKSRKTGETTYNTRSSRSHAIVMIRLTKTDLKEGTSVSSTLSLCDLAGSEKAVTHNERRKEGAFINKSLLALGTVISKLSAESTSHRNGGSSSPVTGHIPYRDSKLTRILQPALSGNGVVTTICTIDTRPDASSETLNTLRFASRAKNVSLHIFRKPLLPSMSGSNGIVEEKDKTIMSLTRQLEEQQLLIGKLRDDTRSLPSVSSNGVGGGASSRGSSDPSTNLVETENKFLKYKLEHCEKLLDKDTTDLQDSEIAEIVDILPVEVGTLLETKFQGMESQLRQYKEYTRTLEEKLAETERQIQAPQLSEMSLTSATSTADSEVLVELRKSLERKDRMIEALQSALRLRERALKPINGDELNVSPKEEFY; from the coding sequence ATGATTCAAAAAGGTACTCCcatgatgagaagaaattcatATAGGTCTCAGTCACCTTCTGCACGATCTTCTTTGTCATTTTCGAATTTGAGAAAGGGTAGGATTAGATCTGGTTCACTATCAGCCTCGAGCAGTAGAAGCAGTTCACCAATTAGATCGgtttcatcttcatcagatcagttactaccaccaccaaattATGGTGGCATTAAAAGACAAGATAGTTTTGGTTCACCTCGTAAGCAAGAACCTTACAGCGGTATAATATCTGTGGTTATAAGATTAAAACCGAATGGCGGTCGTGAACTGGATCCATGGTTTGTGAGGGATGAACACACGATGCAACATGCAGACTATGGGGAATTTAAATACGATCATGTTTTCAAGACCGCATGTAATAATGTGGAAGTTTATGCACAGACGAGTAAACCAATGATTGATAGAGTATTTGAGGGTTTAAATGCCACAGTGTTTGCATATGGTATGACAGGTTCAGGTAAGACATTTACTATGGCAGGTACGGAGGAAACATTAGGATTAATACCGTTATCAGTGGCATATCTTTACAGTAGAGTAATGGAGGAAAGCTTACAAGGTGACAGTAGATTTGAGATAGCAGTATCATATTTGGAGATTTataatgaaaagatttATGATTTGTTGGATTGTGAAAACGAATTGAAACCTACTGCGGCTACCAGTTCACGGATGTTTGCACATATGGGGACCAGAAGTTCAAAAACCCCCgtagaattaaaattgagAGAGGACTCTAAGTATGGCGTTAAGATTGTTGGTCTCACTGAAAGAAGGTGTGAATCAAGTGACGAGTTGTTGAAGTGGATTCGAATAGGTGATAAGAGTAGGAAGACGGGGGAGACTACGTATAATACTAGAAGTTCCAGATCTCATGCCATCGTTATGATTAGATTGACAAAGAcggatttgaaagaaggtACGTCTGTCTCAAGTACATTATCTCTGTGTGATTTGGCAGGATCTGAAAAAGCAGTAACACACAACGAGAGAAGGAAAGAAGGTGCATTTATAAACAAATCTTTACTGGCACTGGGCACTGTAATCTCGAAATTAAGTGCCGAATCTACTTCACATAGAAATGGTGGTAGTAGCAGCCCCGTGACTGGCCACATACCGTATCGAGATTCAAAATTGACTCGTATCCTACAGCCAGCGCTTAGCGGCAACGGTGTCGTTACTACTATCTGTACCATTGATACAAGACCGGATGCATCGAGTGAGACATTAAACACGCTAAGGTTTGCCTCTAGGGCTAAAAATGTATCCTTACATATTTTTCGGAAACCATTATTGCCCTCTATGAGTGGTAGTAACGGTATCGTTGAGGAGAAGGATAAAACCATCATGAGTTTGACTAGACAATTAGAGGAACAACAGCTTTTAATAGGCAAATTGAGAGACGATACAAGATCGCTACCGTCGGTTAGTAGCAATGGTGTTGGCGGCGGTGCTAGTAGCAGAGGTAGCTCAGATCCCAGTACAAATCTTGTGGAAACTGAGAATAAGTTTCTAAAATATAAATTGGAACATTGTGAGAAATTGTTAGATAAAGATACTACtgatttacaagattcTGAAATAGCTGAGATTGTGGACATTTTACCCGTGGAAGTGGGAACTTTATTAGAGACTAAATTTCAAGGCATGGAATCACAGCTAAGGCAGTACAAAGAATATACTAGAACTTTAGAAGAAAAGTTAGCCGAAACAGAAAGACAGATCCAAGCTCCACAATTATCTGAAATGAGTCTTACAAGCGCAACGAGTACAGCTGATAGTGAAGTATTAGTTGAACTTCGTAAAAGTTTGGAACGTAAGGATAGAATGATTGAAGCATTACAGAGTGCACTGAGGTTGCGTGAGAGAGCACTGAAACCAATTAACGGAGATGAACTTAACGTTAGCCCCAAGGAGGAATTTTATTGA
- the TGS1 gene encoding RNA methyltransferase (similar to uniprot|Q12052 Saccharomyces cerevisiae YPL157W TGS1 TrimethylGuanosine Synthase) yields MASDVSHFLHITRKRYRKQHQRLKELYHENSFLVKPDQVIKNRPLIKYWRKKKSLFSKFDERPIFLTDELWYSVTPENIAKFVAKFVKASLPNATKVLDVFCGAGGNTIQLALEFEKVYGVDFSLDHLYCTYKNAESYNVNDHIWLKYGAWEKLAEKGRFAKIGIDFAFGSPPWGGPQYLQEKSYDLETSLKPMGITQLLRSMISVTPNVMLFLPRNSNLEQISQATMQVLGPQGHCRIVYVKDNGFAKGILCMWGPSLVNAGQENEETFENIDPPPPPPSKDTVNYNLDG; encoded by the coding sequence ATGGCCTCCGATGTATCTCATTTCCTCCATATCACTCGCAAGAGGTATCGTAAACAACATCAAAGACTAAAAGAACTGTATCATGAGAATAGCTTCTTGGTGAAACCCGATCAAGTAATAAAAAATCGCCCATTGATTAAATattggagaaaaaagaagagtttattctcaaaatttgacGAAAGACCAATCTTTCTAACTGATGAATTGTGGTATAGTGTTACCCCTGAAAATATTGCGAAATTCGTTGCGAAATTCGTTAAAGCATCTCTGCCGAATGCTACCAAGGTACTTGATGTCTTCTGTGGTGCTGGAGGCAATACAATCCAGTTAGCattagaatttgaaaaggtgTATGGggtggatttttcacttgATCACCTTTACTGTACTTATAAAAATGCTGAATCATACAATGTAAACGATCACATATGGTTGAAATACGGAGCTTGGGAAAAATTAGCCGAGAAAGGTAGATTTGCTAAAATTGGCATCGATTTTGCCTTTGGATCTCCTCCTTGGGGTGGTCCACaatatttacaagagaaATCTTATGATTTAGAAACGTCTCTAAAACCGATGGGGATTACCCAACTATTACGATCAATGATATCCGTTACTCCCAATGTAATGCTATTCTTACCGCGAAATTCCAATTTAGAACAGATTAGTCAAGCGACAATGCAAGTATTAGGACCTCAAGGGCATTGCAGAATTGTCTACGTAAAGGATAATGGATTTGCAAAGGGTATCTTGTGTATGTGGGGACCGTCTCTAGTCAATGCCGGCcaagaaaatgaagaaactttCGAAAATATTGATCCacctccaccaccaccttccAAGGACACTGTTAATTACAATCTGGACGGGTAA
- the AIM44 gene encoding Aim44p (some similarities with uniprot|Q99299 Saccharomyces cerevisiae YPL158C Hypothetical ORF), with the protein MIIRAPTRTMTKSFNGRQMGFKFPSVENMPQNPLDEYHMNNHHLLNDNIAKSQQAQAHPHPPPHQKPISTDEDALSNINSDYTSGSNTNTNSGNSSNGYYSFANISDNTTPLPNKMYSYPSSPKSNESSEGGKMSELTVPKDEHNQSSQKSTEPMEVIPEDNGFTSMSLNVQSIPTADNFSFDIASSNSLRPGSTTDKPGVATLARTPSSNTSRSSLLSPSVRNPSSSSARIRQSKRRSQLKRSPSIRCKGGLLKYFHLLGSRIKKTLRKIKLALRGKNSKRQASYRRSTSSTAAPKVARKPQVNVTRASSKKELTSHLKRTNGYVSNLKRSMSQRSLRPLLETPEKCATAGSLHTPHPDTSSSDAFVTPPGSRIVRNPTTSLRRTPSSIRRAASVIRTPIPAVPSATVAPSESFVYEDATTASPGSANGSENRSGLVRSTASKSLNSLVRQRSIVVKNKVIPLSMHQYSIKEEDEDKEHDSQFMIRPSSDYSLSPVHSVSSEGNGSNYDSDFEKYYSTGDYTDAYEDAEMGSFISSKRTSSTNTSSTAASSDAVSYTESVVPSVEPTVEPAVESKSIDDGEDIDETTDSVSFNNEIEELRSNINHYFRCVIARRIKLRLQFSHYESSNSLSPSYLDIMESLLKDYDDESTAGKDPAEFNTIDEEDEVAASELWSPRDSKTGSIRVNVQTPYLKRGPTQHSLISLNSRDVRRSLTLPIGMKV; encoded by the coding sequence ATGATTATCAGAGCACCGACTAGAACGATGACAAAGTCGTTCAACGGCAGGCAGATGGGATTTAAATTCCCATCTGTTGAAAATATGCCACAGAACCCTCTAGATGAATATCATATGAATAACCATCATCTGCTCAATGATAACATTGCAAAGAGTCAACAAGCACAAGCACATCCACATCCACCTCCGCATCAAAAACCAATTTCGACTGATGAAGACGCTCTTTCCAATATAAATTCAGATTATACCAGTGGATCTAATACAAATACGAATTCtggtaattcttccaatggGTACTATTCATTTGCCAACATTTCTGATAATACTACACCTTTGCCTAATAAAATGTATTCCTATCCAAGTAGTCCCAAAAGTAATGAATCTAGTGAGGGCGGTAAAATGTCAGAATTGACAGTTCCTAAGGATGAACACAATCAATCATCTCAAAAATCCACGGAACCCATGGAAGTTATTCCTGAGGATAATGGTTTTACCTCAATGTCCCTTAATGTACAATCTATACCGACAGCGgataatttttcctttgatattgcatcttccaattctttgagaCCTGGAAGCACAACTGACAAGCCTGGTGTTGCTACATTAGCACGCACACCTTCGTCAAACACATCTAGAAGCTCTCTGTTGAGTCCCAGTGTGCGTAAtccttcatcatcttctgccAGAATCAGGCAATCTAAAAGGAGATCTCAACTGAAAAGATCACCTTCCATTAGATGTAAAGGTGGTCTTTTGAAGTATTTTCACTTATTGGGATCAAGGATTAAGAAAACCCTGCGAAAGATTAAACTTGCACTCAGAGGTAAAAACAGTAAGCGTCAAGCTTCTTATAGGAGGTCTACATCTTCAACTGCTGCTCCTAAAGTTGCTCGCAAACCTCAAGTAAATGTGACAAGGGCTTCTAgcaagaaagaattgactTCACACTTGAAGCGTACAAATGGTTACGTGAGTAATTTAAAAAGATCAATGTCCCAAAGATCACTACGACCCTTATTGGAAACTCCTGAGAAATGTGCCACCGCTGGTTCTCTTCATACGCCACATCCTGATACTAGTAGTTCAGATGCATTTGTGACCCCACCTGGCAGTCGAATCGTTCGTAATCCAACCACTTCTCTAAGACGTACACCTTCATCCATTAGAAGAGCGGCTTCTGTGATTAGAACTCCAATTCCAGCTGTACCTTCAGCAACGGTTGCTCCTTCTGAAAGCTTTGTATATGAAGACGCTACAACTGCTTCTCCTGGTTCAGCTAACGGGTCTGAGAATAGATCAGGATTAGTGAGATCCACTGCTTCCAAATCCTTGAACTCGTTGGTCAGACAACGTTCTATCGTGGTCAAAAACAAAGTGATACCATTGTCAATGCATCAGTACtcaattaaagaagaagatgaagacaaAGAACATGATAGTCAATTTATGATTAGACCAAGTTCTGACTATTCTTTGAGTCCAGTGCATAGTGTGTCTTCTGAAGGCAATGGAAGCAACTACGATAGTGACTTCGAAAAATATTATTCCACCGGTGATTACACCGACGCATACGAAGATGCTGAAATGGGATCCTTCATCTCAAGTAAACGTACATCTTCTACTAACACATCTTCTACCGCTGCATCTTCAGATGCCGTATCTTATACGGAATCCGTTGTCCCATCTGTGGAACCAACTGTGGAACCAGCGGTTGAAtctaaatcaattgatgatggggaagatattgatgaaactACGGATTCTGTCAGCTTTAACAATgagattgaagaattgagaagTAACATCAATCACTACTTTAGATGTGTGATTGCAAGACGTATTAAATTGAGATTACAATTTTCACATTAtgaatcttcaaattcactTTCTCCATCATATTTGGATATTATGGAATCATTATTAAAGGATTACGACGACGAATCTACTGCTGGCAAAGATCCCGCTGAGTTCAATactattgatgaagaagatgaagtcGCAGCTTCTGAATTATGGAGTCCCCGTGATAGTAAAACGGGTTCAATTAGAGTCAATGTACAAACGCCTTACCTCAAGAGAGGTCCTACTCAGCATAGTTTAATCTCATTAAACTCTAGAGACGTTAGAAGATCATTGACATTACCAATTGGTATGAAAGTATAG